In Lathyrus oleraceus cultivar Zhongwan6 chromosome 2, CAAS_Psat_ZW6_1.0, whole genome shotgun sequence, the DNA window TATCTTAAATACAAATAATGCTTGAAGAATATTGTAGTAAGGTTTTACTTTAAGTTAATATATAAAATGCATGCAATTAATAATTAGACATTAGTAAAACATTATAATATTATTTGAAATCATTGAACTGCACAAGCTTCAAACAGTTAGAAAAACTCGTCTAGGATCGAAGGAACCATATCCTCAACTTTTGGAGTCGCAAGATATTAATCAAAAGCCccgctctgataccaattgttgaGTGAGAGTATGTACACAAAGAATTCTATATGGGGGGTTGAATAGACCTTCTCCCTTTAAGACAATTTTAAAAACATTTTAGGTCTCATAATTGATATCAGAGATTTTAAGAAGCGCGGAAGCAAAACACAATACTAAAGGAGCTTTGAAGCATCTCAATGAATTAAACCAAGTGAAATAATACATGATATCACTAAGTAATTGATTGCTTCTAATGCAAGTCAATGACAAGACAACCAAAGTCGTTTCAAACAAAGCGATTTAAACACTCTTTACATATACGTTCATTCAACAAAAAATTATGTCTATGATAATCCAATATGATTGATGCACCATAGACCTAAGCTTATACATTAAATTTATATAAGCATGATCTAACATATGTGATATACAATCTCTACAATATTGCACTAATGCAATAACAATATTAATGAATACTAGAAAATTAAAAGGAGATAAGGAAAGATGAAAAGATACACAGAGATATATAGTGGTTTGGCTTTCGTCATGGCTTTTCCTACTCCGCTCTTCAATGGTGTTAAATAACCACTAGAAAATAATCACGATCTTCCACTATTTTGATAAGTTTGATAAAATCATTTTGATTACAAAAAAGCTATCACGCAATAATTTTCTCTGTTGATGCAGAGACTCAAACTGCTAATAAGAAAAAAGATCTCTAAAGATCTTGATCCAATAACCTTGCTATCCACAATAGCCTTCTCCAAGTATTTGTGTGTGGAAATCCACTTGATCCAACTGATTTCTTGTATGAGTGATTTCCATTAGCTAAGAGTTCATTGGATAACTCCCAACTTTCTTTGCGTGCAATCTTTCCCCAACTCCACCAATGAAGGATAACTTCCAACTCCGCGTTACTGACAGTTGATACTTGATCTCGCCAAAGTATTCCTTGAAGTATTTTTAAACTTTCTCCTTGATGGAGATCAAGTTAACATCCATATTTAAGTGttctaacttgtgattcaagcCACTATTCATGAAACAACAAAGAAGAAAATTGATAGTCTAAAAAAGGAACATTATTAGGGATCAAACACTCTAATTTTATTGAGTAATGAGGGGTCTTAATGATACAATCTCTAATTATCCGAAGCAATTACAATAAAACTCGAACGCGAATAAAGTACAAACACACGACTATTAAATGATAAGCAAATTAGAAATACGCAAATAAATAATAACAAATACATTTGAATTggcaaaaacatcaaaacaagtAAGTGATACCATACGATAATGTGCCTGCATTTTCAATGCTCACAACAATTGACTTATATTTATTAAGGATAGATCTCAATCATGGACCTTGAGCCTAAAATTGAGGTTATTTTATAGTCACTAAAGTCGGCCGATAAAATCAACTTTACCCATTCTTTCTCATTTCTCTCTTTTCCCGTGAGTATTACCATCATCAACATATCAAAAAAGAGTTGGGTTTCAAATGATTCATCAGTGGTTTCATTGTCCAACACCATATCTATGATAATCACCTTCCCATCTTTACCTTTCTTCTCCAGTGATTCCTTGCATTTCTTCAATATATTCACACATTCCTCGTCATTCCAATCGTGCAAGATCCACTGTGTCATTCATATTTTGTTTgattataaaaaataaaataaaaagatgaTAAATTTGAAGAATATTACATGATAATTGGTGCTTTTGGTAAGAGAGAAAAATTAAAGGAAAGAGTTATATAATATAAGTAAGTATAAATTAAATACAAAGACaaatagaaataataataattagtATTGAAATATATATAATTTAGTTAAACCAATATATTGTAGTAAATAATAAAGAGAATAACAAAAAATCAAACTTTATAAAAATCGAAGATAAACATTAACGTAACCTTAATACACCACACTGTTTCAACCCAAAAGAAAGTAGTTTGAAAAGCATTTGATCTAACtaaaaaaatgataataataTTTTCAATGGATTTCATCTTATTATTTGTTATTGCCATTTCTAATGAAATAACATGTAAACGAATATTTAAAATCTTACCTTTAATAAAATGGCATGTCCTTGAGGAATTTCTTGAAACATATCTCCACCAACATAGTTTAGGTTATCACTTCCATGCAAGCCATCAACAACATGTGGGAGATCAAACACAGTGCACTTCAGTTGTGGGAATGATTTGGCAAGAACCTTTGCCATGGTCCCTGTGCCTCCTCCAACATCAACCACTGACTCCAATCCATTAAACACTTCCTTGCACTTCTCAATCAACAAATCATTCACTAATCGAGCATGACTTGCCATGGATTCATTGAATAAACGATTAAATATTGGGTCATGAGCTACATAATCCCAAAAATACCTCCCATGTGTGGTTTCAAATGCGGAAGAATCCTCATTTTTCAACCAAGTAGACATTTGATGCCATGGATTTGTCATAATCGGGCTGAGCATGGCGTGG includes these proteins:
- the LOC127121036 gene encoding probable O-methyltransferase 3 produces the protein MEFQNGDDVASNLLKAQSHIWNHIFNFMNSMSLKCVVDLGIPDIIHNYGKPMSLSKLISSLPIHPSKKPCIYRLMRIMTHSGFFSQQNITENELEIEYMLTDASRLLLKENPMSVTPFVHAMLSPIMTNPWHQMSTWLKNEDSSAFETTHGRYFWDYVAHDPIFNRLFNESMASHARLVNDLLIEKCKEVFNGLESVVDVGGGTGTMAKVLAKSFPQLKCTVFDLPHVVDGLHGSDNLNYVGGDMFQEIPQGHAILLKWILHDWNDEECVNILKKCKESLEKKGKDGKVIIIDMVLDNETTDESFETQLFFDMLMMVILTGKERNEKEWVKLILSADFSDYKITSILGSRSMIEIYP